The window ttgagtacggatcctttgcttccagtagtatgggcccatactaccttccacatctatccgtactttcctcaaggattgcttcaacttcaccaagCCCCTTTGCCGATACCCTTTTCAACTAATCTCGTCATAGTCTTTCCTAGGGCACCCTTCGACCAACTCTCCGCCATCAACTAAACTAGGAGTCCTTACTtcctttccctaactagcttgtgaatactgttacatatccactcactagttagttaaagttagccaggacccctatagcacaaagcaagtagcattcgtgcATTGAGCCATAcggtgtgccaggagccacctcctggtctttcatacataacaacaaacagtgtgccaggagccatctcctggtctttcatacatattgcctagggctaacccccatgTCTTCCTACCATTCATATTAGCATACTGTGTGCGAGAAGCCTCCTCctagtctttcatgcatattgtctagggctaacccccgggtcttcctaccatacatagtctaaatgggccagcattgtggccgtagacccatacaaacagtgaggagactcacctcacactgctgaagatTCGCTGAACACTTCTGACAGCTAACCGACACTTTTGAACTGTTGACCCTTCGgcttcccgaactatcaatacccaaaacAACATTTAGACCATAATAATCCAAAAGTCAACCCTAGTACGACTTactcaaagtcaacggtcaaagtcaacctccagttgacttgaatcgccgagttgttctaccaactcgtcgagtccataccccTATAACCCATAACAAtcctcgactcaactcgtcgagtctagcaagaactcgacgggttctccttcaaccatactatcaggaccatcttcaaccgacttgccgagttcatcctcaaactcgttgagttcatcatcCACATATTAATGTGTctagtctgtgactcgccgagtagtatgaacaactcgtcgagtccatcttcataactAAGGAGATTTCCTTAGACTCGccaagttcttccttgaactcgtcgaatACGATGAACTTCATGACCATTATGGACTCAAATTGGCTGAGTCCCGTTCCAATCTCAACTTATACCCTTAACAGAAGGGTTTTTGGGGCAAGAACcgtcctgactcgccgagtcccacaagtgactcgtcgagtccctttatgtCCAACtctattcagacgatttcagaCAAACTCAAGGCATCCAAGACCCAGATTTGGCCTCCTAGGGTCTAGATATCACACAAAGTCACTACCTTTGCACCCATGCACGaccctttttgctcaaaaggccaaAACAACTCCTTAAACTTTGCATGGAGAGGTACAATggcataaagcttccacctttctgCCTCTACTACTCTGAACACCTCTAAATCTGGAAGGATCTAGCTTGGGGACATCCAAATCCCACAAGACGTCCTtgttggaccataaactccataaaAAGGGAAAAGAGATCTATCAAACTAGAAGTCAAGGTGAGAACTTGAATACCAgaaattgaagaagatgaagcaAACTTCCTGTATCTACAATCTTCTCCTTGGGCCCccaacctccttcttcttcttctagactTCAAAAACACTCTAAATCCGTCAATAAAGGCTCCCACACTCAAAGAGAACACTAGTAGGTTGTTTGATCATGTCGCATCATGGACTTTGACCGAAGATACCTAGTAGGTTGTTTGATCATGGTGCCAAAGGATAATGTAAATGGTTAAAAATCCATTTCATTTGAAACATTTTCAAGCACAAACCAACTTATTATCATTTTTTGAAAACATATGTAGATTTTGCAACCTTACAACAATTTAAAAAGTAAACCGATCGGTATGTACGGATAAGAATAACGGGATATAAAATTCTAGTTTAGAAAAGTTGTATTGTTTGACTTTAAGCAattggtaatatatatatatatatatatatatatatatatatatatatatatatatatatatatatatatataggcttagcttattttgtttttactaactattgtgtgccagaatgcacaaatctggaccaacggatgaaATTCATCAATGGACattgatttgagagtgtatgatattacaaagggataacatgtaccatataatcacacaaattttagcaaaagggtattttggacaattaactataattataaaaggaaattttcagatATTTAAGGATAATTAATTctcttaattttaaaaatatgattttttttaattaatccaattttaattctaacataatttgtaaaaataaccgatttattttgtcaaaatatttttttagttagaaTGAcgctctttcagaattttattctattagaatattatttaataataacAAAGTTCTGGAATCCGAGGTTAAAAAATAACTACATTCTAACATATTCTGTAAGAATAACATAATGTCAATCATAAACTACTAAATACATTTtgaaaagaatacacaaaatagattcttgaactaataatataccaaacaATTAATTGTGATTCTTTGAATAATAAcaatattctgaaagaataacaagtgtaattcttaaaaaataacaacatttttAAACATTGATtgtgatcattctttaattcattcttcaaACCTTTTCCATCAGttcttcaagccatttctatcacaaattctattagaatacaacaaaaacatcaaaatccaacaaaaaacactaattcattctgaaagaataatgttgctaagaTTCATTTTATATATTCTGGCGAAATATATTCTACTATAAGACACATTTGTTCtctatattttctttcttttccacTTGAATgacaaactcttcaaaacctaaaaagaaaaaaaaaactcattaaaaTCTAACAAAGACACTAATCTATTCTAAAATAATATTATTGATAAGATTTGTATTATAAATTTTTGCAGAATAAATAAACTACATTCTGCTAGAATACAAAAATTCTAAAAGAATGGATTTACATAAATAAATTCTGACAAAATACACACAATTTCATTCACACCTCATGCTCAACTTTCACATCATAATAGACTAATTTCTTCTAAAAAAAACACCAATTGGCTTTTTAATACACTTTGCAAGAGTTCATATTCAATTTCATAAAACAGTGCAAATATTCAATATGGAGTTCAGTATGTGGAGTTCTCATGAAAATGTAAAATGGAGTATTAAAGAATTCTTCCACTAACTTGCAAACTTGAATCTAATATTTATCAAAAGTTGCTaatatataataacttaaatgaTATTGTGCGAATCGTAGTAGCATTTTTCCATTGACTTGAAAATCTTGAATCCCCAGCGtggttgaatttttcaaaatccaaCAATCAATATTCATATAAAATAATCGATCAAATACTCTGATATAATTTAGAATTACAAACTAAATTAAATAAACCTAACTAACCTTCATAAAAACGCCGACAATttataaatttaacaaaaaaaattgaaattgaacaAAACCTATATAATCATAAATCTTCACAACACACCAAAATTGAATTCCAAAAACAGGTGAAAGATGAAATTGTAACCATTAAAGATAAAAGTGAATCAGAAATCAAAgccaattgaaaaaaaaaaaaaaaaattacctggTTCATACCAAACAGAATTACTACTCCCTTCGTCATACCAATCACGCTCGTTGATGGCGTCAATGGAGTATGTGTTGGTGTTTCATGGAGATGCGACGATGGTGCTCAAATGCCTGGGATCGATTAGTGGTGGAAAAGAGGAACACGAGTATCGATGATTTGAGGAAGACGTTGTACTCTGAATCGCAGGACCAATGCTTGGAAAACGAGAGGGAAGATAAATCGTTGTAGACGTGATTAGGCAGAATATGGTTTTTGAGAACGTCGATGGTGATTTTTGAAGCATGAATATGATTTCCAGAGAAAgaaaaaaacggctagggtttttttCAACAGATTTTGTTGATATCCCatatttaaaggaataataaaGAACATATTAATTATCTACCATAATTAAAGATGCCAAGATTACTATAATACCTTTAAATgtcttatttaataatttattatttcttgaattctcattggaaCATACAGACACACAATAgttgtcaaaaacatttgaacctatatatatatatatatatatatatatatatatatatatatatatatatatatatatatatatatatatatatatatatatatatataggttatggTTTGTATAGAAAATAATTGAGTGAAAGTGTtgaaagaagaaaacaaaaacatGAAAACAAATATGTTGCACATTCTATATTCATACTGCAAATTAAGGAAGGAGATGTTGCCAAATTTACAACAGCAGAAACAAAAAGAAACAGACACTCGCTACTCCAAAGCTGTTTTGAAGtgtaaaaaaacaacacaaaacaaaacaaaacagaagacaaaaaaacaaaaacagaaaataaCCATGATCTCTCACTTTTTACCTTGTTGAGAGGTATAATTATCTTGTATACTCACCCAACTTCATAAGACCTAAATGAAGGAGGAGGTGAAAGAGGATGAGCactttttataataaataaactCTCTTCACTCCTTTCTTCCTCTATGCTTCAGACCTTATTCACCAAACACTCGTAACTTAAATTCAATTTCCTTTCTCCTTTTTCCTTTTTCTATACCTTCACATTTAATTTCTCACAAACCCCATAAAATCGTAGCTTGTTAAGAATCTTGATTTTAGGCCAATGTGTAGCTTGAAACTGACACGTCGGCGATTGGAGCACTATGGATGTACACAAACTCTATGCTTTTGCCAGCTGGCAACGAGCTGACCCACGTCGGAAATCCATAAGATCCCCCGTTTACGTTCTTGGTCAAACCCCAGAGTGGACCATACAGCTTCGATACCCAAAGGTTCAAATTCTTCATCGTCTTCCCGGATTTGTTAGTCACCACGGCGGAGTATCTGTAATATGTTTTTCCGTTGGCCACCCATGAAGCGGTAGCCTTTTGATCGATCGCAATTGGAGCGGCGGAGGCGGTCGGAGACGCTTTAGGTTTTGGTTGAACAGCGATGGGTTTAGCGACGTGAGGGATTTCAACCGGAAGTAGCTGGTTGGAGCCGGAGTGGCCACCGTGTAACCTGGCTAAAACTCCGAGAAGAGGAGCGTTGTTATAAGTAGCGGGTTCAGTCTGCTCGTAATTGTCACGGTGGTCGGCGAAGTTGTCATAAGCATCAGGACCACCGACAATGGCGCCGGTTAACAGATTCGGGTCGCTTGCTTTCCGGCTGAACCACGTCGCATATCCGCCTCTGCAACTCACGAACGACGGGTTAACCTTAACGGAGACGATCGAGGAACCACGGTGGTGGACTTGTTGCGGGTAGTTGTTTCCGTATCCGACCATGTAGCTTGTCGCCCTAGGGTTATCTCCGAGAACGTAATCGACCTGAGATTTTGCAAATGCGAGAAGCTCTGACGGAGCGACACTGCCGGTAGAACAACGAAGATCTTTCCTGGCGGAAGTTAAGTAGTCGGAGTAAACAGTGAGGAGGAAAGAGGCGCTGGTGACGAACTGCAAGTTATTCCATCGTTGCTGGTAAATCAAACCTCCGGGAGTCCTTTGAACATTGTGGTAACCTTTACCCATACACGAACACATAAACATCTCCGCCTTCTCTTGGTATTTCCCGAACACCGACGAGTGTTCACCGGCTTTCCCACCCATCAAAAGCTTGGCGACAAGGGTCTGAACGCCGGCGTACTTGACATCCCAACCGAACTCCGTCATCGCCCACCCGGTGCCGCCGAGGGCGTCACCGTTTTCCCCCAAGTAATTCAAGTAGTACTCTTGGTTTGTTGCCTTGTACAACCAAGCAGCTGCCCAAAGTAATTCATCCTGTTTTTttcataataaataaaattaaaattaaagaaAATGGAAAAGGGCAAATATGTAAATTAAGAAATGTTTGGTGGTGACGTACGGCGTATCCACTGACAGATCTGTAGTACTTCTGGGCCACGGAGATGCTACTGTCGTATTTACCCCTGTATTTGTCGGCAAAATCAAACAGCTGAAAAGATGAAATAAGAAAATTAGTGACACGTCCAGGGGCAAGATAGGAAAGAAACAAAAAGTTTAAATAGTAACTATAGAATGTGCTTTAGCAGTTTGTACAGTACAACACACCGACAGTCAATGGTGTCACGTGGCAAGCGGTGACAACACTCAAGTGGTATCTTGTTTATTTCCCGTGATAGACGGGTAAATTGTAACACACTAAAAAACTAAGATTATAAATTTTGGAATATAcaataaatttaatatttaatataatatataagtttaatataAGCATTTAGCTTTACATAACTTTAAATTTGTCACTATCAGATTCCATAATTATCATGGTATTCTATGTTTTGTCTGTGTCATTTTCGGGTTCAATACCTTTAAATTTATAATCGATATAAGGTATAATATTTTAATACTTATGCAAGTGTTAAAAATCTCTCTTTCAAAAATTACAAATAATGGCCAATGATGCATTAAACTGAATAATATTATGTAGCTCACACAACAAGGgatgtttttttgtttattaatttgAGCAAAATGGAAAATATAGTTAATGCATAAATAGTAATTATAAAATGATGCAGCCATCCATGAGTTACATAAATTAGTACAAAAAATTAGACCTTTTTGTCACTATGTATCAAAAAAGAAAAAGGTATTTGGAGTAGTTTAGCATATGCTAGAAAAGTACAAAGTAGCAGAAACCCATGCATTAGATAGTTGTAAGTTAGCACAGAAATGGAGACTTCCCATGTGAAATTTGTAATGTCAATCCTTGTACCTTGCGCAATAATACTTGCACATGGAGTATGAAAGCAACAATTCCTTTAATAAAAACGAAACATGCAGGAAGCTTTCTGCTAAGCTCCACCGTCAACAACCAACCTGACACTATACTAACCGTCTTTATTATTTTCAACCGACTCACTAACTTACGCCTGGCTTCTTTGCTAACATACGCCACattgttttttttcaaataaagtttccaatttaTATAATTTTAGAAAAAAACAGATGCAATAGGTGACTCGAGAGATATGCACCATATTTgggaaaattgaaacttgaaACTAACATTGTGGTTTTATTTGTTAAAAGTTGATTTTTATTAAAAGTAAAGTTCTATGATTAATATAATTTTGTAGATTGAATTTAGTTTTTTTAATCAATGAAGACAAATCCAGCAACTTGTACATTATGCATTAATAACTTGTACGATTTCAACTACAAGATAAAGAATCAGAGAATAGGAACCAACGGACCTGGTGAGCGTGAGTGAGAAGTTCTCTCGAATAGGCCGGGTTGGCGCGGCGGAACACGATAGAAGCGGCGGCCATAGCGGCGGCAGTTTCACCGGCGAGGTCGGATCCGGGGTTGTTTTGGTCAATTCTGTAAGCACTTCGTGAAGTCGTCATATCCTCCGGTCTTTGCCAACAGTAATGATCTGTGTTACCATCTCCTACCTAAATCAATCACCATCAATTTCGTtaaaacaaaaccctaaaaagttAATCCTAAACGTCGCaatcaaaaaatgatttagaCATATTAGAGCGACAATTATAATTTAATCAAATTAGGGAGACAATAATTACTTCTCCATATAGAACATGAGGTTGTGGATGAGCTTTAATGAGGTAATCAGTCCCCCACTTCACAGCATCCATGGCATGACCGAGCTCACCACTCGAAGACATTTGTGAACCGTACTCCAAAATGCTCCACGACATCATGGTAACAGTGAACGCCATTGGAAGCCCAAACTTCACATTATCCCCAGCATCATAGTATCCTCCAACCAGATCCACCTACACAACAAAACCCATCGAATTACTCCCAAATATGATTCAAAAAACCCTACTCTGTACAGAATTCTATTGAAGAAATAAGAAGAGAGGAAGATGAGTTACCCCACTGGCTTTGCCATCGAGAAGACCAGAGTTTCCTCTCCATTTAACTCTTTGATTACCAGGAAGATAACCAGATCTCTGAGCTTCAAAGAACAAAATGCTCTTAGTGAGTGCCTGGCCATAGTCATGTCCACCTCCCAAAGCCAAAGGTACAACCCCCAATAGCAGAAACAGTAGACCTCCCATCTTCATAAATTTCTccatcaaaaacaaaaaaaaaaccacaaaTGTGATCTGTTCAATTGACAATGTTGGTTTGGTTTATCAGTTTGATCCGATAAACCGCTTCCAAAAATGGAAAGACCGAttcagaaagagagagagagaaactgaGAAGAAGGCGTTGGTGAAGAAAGATGAGCAAAAGGGGTAGTATATATGGACTATGGAAGCTTGAGTATGAACATACgtataatttatctttttacACTATTTAATAATTGAATTTGAACGGTTATAATGAATTTTATAAAAGTTAAAACAAGACCAGTTATAAATGCAATATTATTCGATCAATAAATGGTGGGCGTTTGAATTATTGTATTTTATTTCTGGTAAATTTGAAGaggtgagagagaaagagaaagagaaagagaaagagaaagagacagAACAAAAGCATGTGGGTTTTGCTTGATTTCAATCGGTGTTGGAACAAAATTTAATTTGTAGTATttcaatatattttatattaaatcatATCAGTGAATTGCTGCAAAAAATCCGGAAGAataaattaatcccaaaattagttGTTATAAATTTTCAAAATCTATTTACAGTATTTGAATCTTCAATCTAtctgtttaatattttttttatttaatctttTTCAAATCTAATATCTTTTTATAAGAtcatatattttataatttatagcATAATTTATTTCCATGAATGTTACACTTTTTACCAATTGATAAATATGAgccttttaatttttattttcttggaaaataaCTTGAAGGATAATAAATTTTTGTAATTGTACATATTTCATTACTTCTTTTCGTACACATTTAAACAACAAGCTTACATAAAATGTTTGGAAAAAACATTTAAGAAAAGATCCATTATTACCAAAGACTGTTATTTCCGAAGAAATTCAGTAACTTCTCTACGACTTTCACCTATTTGTTCTCATAGAAACAAAGTTTTCATCCATGGTATCATCTTTCCTCCATTTCATTGTATGCTCAAAAGAAAATCGGGACCTTACATATGGGATAGTTCCTTGTTTAAACGGAAATCACATCATCCTCACCAAACATAGAATCAATCTGTGTACCTTTATATTAAATGTGAACCCGACTCCAAACATGCACATGAACATCTGTTTCATTCACTAATTCATCCAACTTAGCTTAACCCATCAGGTTTCCATCGTTATCGATAGCTAATTGATAATACATATGTGGTCTACTCCTTTGTAGACTTATTGTATACCCTAAGGTAGCATGGGCTAACCCTTGAATTTTTCCGTCAAATGTAAATTTAGTGTAAATATGTTGGTAATCCACGATAATGATTTTAACGACGGACTCATCACACACCAATACCTATAAATATTGTTAAAATGTTGATGGAGTCGAGTATTAGTTAGTGTGTAACCCCTACAATTTTTTACAACCCCTAATTTTTATGGGTCCACTTTGTATTTCTCTTTCTAAATCTCTCAAACATTTCTCTTTATGCTCGATAATGGAATATCGCAAGAGATAGGGAGTATCAGGATGTTCCATCATCGACCTTAAAGTGAATATCTTGGTGATTTCATGATTTATTTTCCCAAAAAAAGTAGTTGGAAAGCTAAAGAGAGAAATATCATGGTAGATGTATTCCCCATTGAATTTCGGTAGCGATGAGAACATGATGGGTTGAGATGGATGAATTAGTGATGAAGAAGTTGTTTATATGCATACTTGGAGGGTGGGAGATCCTTAAGAACAAGGGAACATGATGTATTTCTCCATTGAATTTCAGTAGAGCCTGGAACATGATGTGTTAAGCTTGATGAATTAGCGATGAAGTATTTGTTTATGTAAATTCTTGGATGGTGTGATCTTCTTTAAAACAATGGATCATTGCATAAATTCTTATATGACATTTTATTTTGGTTTACCTTTGACTACGTAACAAAATGTACGAGAGATAGTATCATGGATGGACATTTGGTGTCGTCCAGAAAGGGTATGTGAAAGTCATTAGAGAAGTCGTCATAAATCTTTTAATTGGGGATCATAACGATATTTCTTAAACATTTTATGTAAGTTTATTGATCAATTATATAAAAGAAAGTGATTAAAACCAAGTTATTCACATAATAGCACATGAAAGTTTCACGTTTGGTTTTAAATGATTGTTTAACTCTTTTTAGGATCCCTTAGAGTTTAGACCATTAAACTCGGAATTTACCTGTCTaaaatatcatgtttttttttttttttttttttttattaacagGTTTTCAGGTTAAAGTGTTGATGTGTACATTGACTTTAGATAGTCAAGGGTTTCATAGCCACCTAGACATATCTTCATAAACATAAGGAGTCAAACCCATATGAAATGGGAAAACTTGTAACTCTTACCCTTCATCTTCAATGAATGCTCCAAGACCCAGTAACTAAAGGCCGTCGCCTCCAGCTGCACAAATCAACATCCCGTCAG of the Lactuca sativa cultivar Salinas chromosome 6, Lsat_Salinas_v11, whole genome shotgun sequence genome contains:
- the LOC111918791 gene encoding endoglucanase 6 → MEKFMKMGGLLFLLLGVVPLALGGGHDYGQALTKSILFFEAQRSGYLPGNQRVKWRGNSGLLDGKASGVDLVGGYYDAGDNVKFGLPMAFTVTMMSWSILEYGSQMSSSGELGHAMDAVKWGTDYLIKAHPQPHVLYGEVGDGNTDHYCWQRPEDMTTSRSAYRIDQNNPGSDLAGETAAAMAAASIVFRRANPAYSRELLTHAHQLFDFADKYRGKYDSSISVAQKYYRSVSGYADELLWAAAWLYKATNQEYYLNYLGENGDALGGTGWAMTEFGWDVKYAGVQTLVAKLLMGGKAGEHSSVFGKYQEKAEMFMCSCMGKGYHNVQRTPGGLIYQQRWNNLQFVTSASFLLTVYSDYLTSARKDLRCSTGSVAPSELLAFAKSQVDYVLGDNPRATSYMVGYGNNYPQQVHHRGSSIVSVKVNPSFVSCRGGYATWFSRKASDPNLLTGAIVGGPDAYDNFADHRDNYEQTEPATYNNAPLLGVLARLHGGHSGSNQLLPVEIPHVAKPIAVQPKPKASPTASAAPIAIDQKATASWVANGKTYYRYSAVVTNKSGKTMKNLNLWVSKLYGPLWGLTKNVNGGSYGFPTWVSSLPAGKSIEFVYIHSAPIADVSVSSYTLA